The DNA window CGTGTTGATCTCCTCGGTGTTCATGCCCGCGCGGAGATTCTCGCCCACCATGACGAGGCACTCGGCGGCCAACCGGCAGGACTTTCGCATGCGATCCAGCATGCGCGGGTTCATGATCTCGACGCCCAAGGTGACTCCTCTCCCGTGGTCGTACCGCGCCCCGACCGCCCCCGCAACGCGGGGAGTGAGCGGCGGGCGCGACGTATGAGACCCTCGGAGCGTACGTGGAAGCCTGGGACATCGACGCGCTGAGCGGGAAGGTCCTCGACGGGACCTTTCGGGTGGACGAGCCGCTCGGACGCGGCGGCATGGGCGCCGTGTTCGCGGCCACGCACCTGCGCACGGGGCGACGCTACGCGGTGAAGGTCCTGCTGCCCGAGATCGCGGTGCGGCGCGACGCGGTAGCGCGGCTGAAACGGGAGGCCGAGACGATCGGGGCGCTCGGCCACGCGAACGTGGTCGGGGTGCACGACATCCGCGAGACCGACGGGCTGGCGTGGCTGGTGATGGATCTGCTCGAGGGCGAAGACCTCGCCGCGCGCATGAAGCGCGTCGGGCGGATGCCCCTCGACGCCGCGGTGACGCTGCTGGCGCAGATGGCGGCGGGGCTGGAGGCCGCGCACGCGAAGGGGCTGGTGCACCGCGATCTGAAGCCGGCGAACGTCTTCCTCGCGCGGCAACCCGGGATGCCCGAGCGCGCGGTGCTGCTCGACTTCGGGCTCGCGAAGAGCTTCGAGAACGCGGCGATGGACCTGACGCAGAGCGGCGTCGTGATGGGGACGCCGCAGTACATGTCGCCCGAGCAGGCGAACGGGCAGCCGCTCGACGCGCGCGCGGATCTCTACGCGCTCGCCACGATCTTCTACGAGATGCTCGCGGGGGAGCCCCCGTTCCGCGCGCCCACCCTCCCCGCGCTCTTCGCGAAGCTCGCCACCGCGCCGCCGCCGCCGATCGACCTGCACCGCCCCGACCTCCCGGTAGAGCTGACCGCGGTGCTCGAGCGCGCGCTCGCGAAGGCGCCTGGGGACCGTTTCCCGAACGCGACGAGCCTCGTGGCCGCGGTGCGCGCGTGCGCCTCGGTGGGGACGCTCCCGCACACCGTCGCCTCGCCGCTGAGCGCCCGCCCTCCTCCGCCGACGCCGATCGGGAACCACGCGCAGTCCTGGCCCCGCGACGGGGTGGACGCCCACGCGCCGACGATGGCCACCCCGTCGGGGGTGACGCCGGGGATCCCCGCCGCGCCGTCCGGGGCCGGAGCGCCGCGCGCCTCGAGCGCCTGGGCGTGGCTCGTCGGCGTGCTCGCGATCGCGTTCTTCGTGGTCGCGGGCGCGGGCGTGGGTCTCTACTTCTGGTACCTGTCGAAGGTCACCGAGCAGATGGCCCAGGCGCCGATCGCGCTCCAGCAGCAGCAGGACGAGGCCATCGCGCGCGCCCGTGCGCAGGAGACGGCGCGCGAGGCGGCAGCTCGGGAACGGGCGGCGGCTCGGGAACAGGAGGCAGCTCGCGAGCTGGCCGAGCCTCTCGAGCCGGCGGCGGCGGTCGGGGAAGACAACAGCGCGGAAGAGGGGCCCGTGACCCCCGTCGAGGTCGCGCGCGCGCGCCCGCGGCGCCGACCGCGCGCGGTCCGGTCGAGCCCGCAGGTCGCGGCGGCGTCCACCGGATCCACGGGCCAGGCGCCCGCCGCTCCGCCACCGGCGACGGGCCCACCCGCGACGGGCCCACCCGCCGGCGTCCAGGAGTCGGTCGCGTTCATGGGTCGGCGCGACTACGCGGGCTGCGTGCGCGAGACGCACCGCCACCCGGTCTCCGAGCCCCTGCTCGCCACCCGCATGAGCTGCTCCCACTTCGGCGGCGACACGGCGGAGCTGTCACGGACCTGCGCGGAGATCCGGCGGCGCTACCCAGAGAGCGGCTACAACCGGTCGTGCGCGTCGCTGATGAGCACGCACTGACGGAAATAGGCGAAACCCGGAACGGGGGCGACCGTTCCGGGTTTCAGGGGGATCCGGCTCGCGGGGCGACGCTCACCGGATGGCAGCCCGCGTCAGGGAGGCGACGCGGATTGCTACATCTTCAGCTCAGTATCCGAAGTCGAGCTCCTGCGGACCGTCCTCTTCCTCTTCGACGACGCGCTTGTGAATGTTCGCTTCGTTGTAGAGGTCGTCGAGCGACCACCCGAGCTTGATGTGGGAGCGAATCTCCTCGCGCTCGAACTCTTCCAACGAACGGTACGACTTGGGTCCACGCATGAGCAGCCTTCCTCTTCCTATCGATTCTGAGCAGACGGACGCGCATCCCGACGTGGGCGAAACGTCAGGACGCGTGGCTCACGCCCGGCATCACGATCGACACCCCAGAACACACGCTGCAGCACCCGGCGCGCGCCGCGGGGGAGGTCCGCGTCGGCAGCGAGCACCGTCGAGAGAGCCGACGGTCGAGCTGTTCGTGTGTTGTTGAGTGTCATCCGCAACCACCTTGTCCTACATCTGAGTACCTTCTACCACTGCGATCTGGGAGTGAGAAAAAAAGCGCGCGAAGTACGTCAGTCGCGCCGTTCACGCTCCGTCTGCGTTGCCGTCGGGGCCGCGTGCTGGTAGACGATGCACCTCCCGAGACCCGGGTGATCTGATGGGCAAAGTCGTCGCGATCGCGAATCAGAAGGGCGGCGTGGGTAAGACCACGACGGCCGTGAATCTCTCGGCGAGCCTCGCCATCGCCGACCAGCGCGTGCTGCTCGTCGACATGGACTCGCAGGGCAACGCCACGAGCGGGCTCGGCGTCTCGCACCGCAAGGTGCAGCGGGGCACGTACGAGATGCTCATCGGGCAGGAGCGGCTCGAGGACATCGTCGTCGGCACGGAGCTGGAGAAGCTCTTCCTCGCCCCCTCCTCGCCCAACCTCGCCGCGGCCGGGCTGGAGCTGGTGGATCTCGGCGACCGCTTCTACCGCCTGCGCGAGGCGCTCGAGCGCGCCCGCTCCACCTACGACTACGTGCTGATCGACTGCCCGCCGTCGCTCGGCATCCTCACCATCAACGCGCTCGTCGCGGCGGACATGGTCATCGTGCCGATGCAGTGCGAGTACTACGCGCTCGAGGGCCTGGGCGACCTGACCAACACCATCGAGCGCATCCGCATGGGGCTCAACGAGAG is part of the Sandaracinaceae bacterium genome and encodes:
- a CDS encoding protein kinase, which encodes MEAWDIDALSGKVLDGTFRVDEPLGRGGMGAVFAATHLRTGRRYAVKVLLPEIAVRRDAVARLKREAETIGALGHANVVGVHDIRETDGLAWLVMDLLEGEDLAARMKRVGRMPLDAAVTLLAQMAAGLEAAHAKGLVHRDLKPANVFLARQPGMPERAVLLDFGLAKSFENAAMDLTQSGVVMGTPQYMSPEQANGQPLDARADLYALATIFYEMLAGEPPFRAPTLPALFAKLATAPPPPIDLHRPDLPVELTAVLERALAKAPGDRFPNATSLVAAVRACASVGTLPHTVASPLSARPPPPTPIGNHAQSWPRDGVDAHAPTMATPSGVTPGIPAAPSGAGAPRASSAWAWLVGVLAIAFFVVAGAGVGLYFWYLSKVTEQMAQAPIALQQQQDEAIARARAQETAREAAARERAAAREQEAARELAEPLEPAAAVGEDNSAEEGPVTPVEVARARPRRRPRAVRSSPQVAAASTGSTGQAPAAPPPATGPPATGPPAGVQESVAFMGRRDYAGCVRETHRHPVSEPLLATRMSCSHFGGDTAELSRTCAEIRRRYPESGYNRSCASLMSTH
- a CDS encoding transcriptional regulator — its product is MRGPKSYRSLEEFEREEIRSHIKLGWSLDDLYNEANIHKRVVEEEEDGPQELDFGY
- a CDS encoding AAA family ATPase; translated protein: MGKVVAIANQKGGVGKTTTAVNLSASLAIADQRVLLVDMDSQGNATSGLGVSHRKVQRGTYEMLIGQERLEDIVVGTELEKLFLAPSSPNLAAAGLELVDLGDRFYRLREALERARSTYDYVLIDCPPSLGILTINALVAADMVIVPMQCEYYALEGLGDLTNTIERIRMGLNESLELDGVLLTMWDPRSNLSKEVAQEVRKHFRVYQTTIPRNIRLAEAPSHGKPVYLYDSSSRGSHTYLNLARELLEEADEAA